In one Lycium barbarum isolate Lr01 chromosome 7, ASM1917538v2, whole genome shotgun sequence genomic region, the following are encoded:
- the LOC132602860 gene encoding defensin-like protein, with product MARSVCFMAFLVLAMMLVIAYEVQAGNICKATSQTFEGICITDSSCRKACIKEKFTDGHCSKIRRKCLCTKPCVFDENISNEAELTLTEQAKTLTEAVLEEEITME from the exons ATGGCTCGCTCCGTTTGCTTCATGGCATTTCTGGTCTTGGCAATGATGCTCGTTATTGCCTATG AGGTGCAAGCTGGCAACATTTGCAAAGCAACAAGCCAGACTTTTGAAGGAATATGCATTACCGACAGTTCATGCAGAAAAGCGTGCATTAAGGAGAAATTTACTGATGGACATTGTAGCAAAATCCGAAGAAAGTGCCTATGCACTAAGCCATGTGTATTTGATGAGAATATTTCAAATGAAGCTGAGTTGACTTTGACTGAGCAAGCAAAAACTTTAACAGAAGCTGTGCTTGAAGAAGAGATCACGATGGAGTAA